The DNA window CGGCACCAAGAAGCCTTCCGTCAGCAAGGTCATGCTGAAAGGCAATGAACGCGTCACCGAAGGCGGCACCATCAAGCGTGCCAAGAAACGCCAGACCAGCACCAAGAAGAACGTCGGCTGACCGGCCGGCTCCACCATGAAAGCGGGCACTGCCCGCTTTTTTGTTGCCTGAAAAATGGGGACGTACCCCATTTTTCAAGCAACATTTTCTCAGCCTGGGCATCGTACCGGGAACTCGAAAGCCCGTAGATCTCTATCGCAGCCTTCGAGACCGTACTCTCCAGCGTATTATTTGGGCAATGTTTCTCGGAAAATGGGGTACGTCCCCATTTTTCGGGTAACTATTGCTTCAGGATCAGCCAGCCGGCGAGAAAACTCTGCACGAGGTAGATCACGCTCGACACGCCGTGCAGCATGCCGAAACGCGACTTGGCGGCCGATTCCATCACGCCGCCGGGCCCTGCCGCGGCGCGCAGTTCGGCCATCATCGGCTGCAGGCCGAAATGGCTCACGACCGTGCACAGCGCCATCGCGGCCACTAGCGCGAGCATGGTGCGCCGGCGCGCCGGCGTCCAGTCGGGCGTGGCGAACTTCAGCAGTACCAGCAGCGCCAGCGCGCAACCGAGCGACAGCATCGCCTCGGCATGGAACATCGCGCCAGCAAGCGTGCCGGCCAGCACGCGGTCGGAGAGCGTGGTGAACAGCGTGGGCGCGACGAGGTAGCCGACGGTCCACAGGCTGCCGGCCCACAGCACCGCGACCAGCAGCCGCAGCTTCGCCAGCATCACACGTAGTGCACTTCGAGGATTTCGTATTCGCGCGGGCCGCTCGGGGCCTGCACTTCGACCACGTCGCCGGCCGACTTGCCGATCAGCGCACGGGCGATCGGCGACGTCACCGACACCTTGTTGACCTTGATGTCGGCTTCATCGGTGCCCACGATCTGGTAGCTGACTTTCTGGCCCGATTCCAGGTCTTCCAGGTCGACGGTGGCGCCGAAGACGACGCGGCCTTCCGCGTCCAGCGTGGCGGGATCGATGATCTGGGCGCTCGACAGCTTGCCTTCCAGCTCGGCGATGCGGCCCTCGACGAATGCCTGCCGCTCTTTCGCGGCATCGTATTCGGCGTTTTCGGACAGGTCGCCATGCGAGCGCGCCTCGGCGATCGCATCGATGACGATACGGCGTTCCTTGGTCTTCAACTGGTGCAGTTCTTCCTTCAGGAGCTCGGCGCCGTACTTGGTGAGTGGAACAGAATTCATGTGTCGTCTCTTGGGTAATTGAAAAAGCACAGAGCCCGCGCCATGCTTCGGCGCGGGCTCTGTCGTGGGGCTGTGGTGACGTGAATACTTCACGTACTACCAGACTTTGTACCAGACTTTGTACCAAACTTCGTAACCAGGCCGCGGGTCATTACAGACCCGCGGTAAGCACTTAGTTTAAGGTTTTATGCAGCCCTTGTAAATCGTACACCTGCAACTCGTCCAGGTGACGGATACCGGCCACCGCCGCCTCGGCACCGGCGATCGTCGTGTAGGTCGTCACGCGCGATTGCAGTGCCGACGTGCGGATCGCCCGCGAATCGACGATGGCGCTGCGCTTTTCCTCGACCGTGTTGATGACCAGGGCGATCTCGTGGTTCTTGATCATGTCGACCACGTGCGGGCGGCCTTCGACCACCTTGTTGACCGGCGTGACGGGAATGCCCGCCGCCGAGATCACGGCGGCCGTGCCCTTCGTGGCCACCAGCGAGAAGCCTGCCTCGACCAGGTCGCGCGCCACTTTCACGGCGCGCGGCTTGTCCGATGCCTTCACCGACAGGAACACCTTGCCGGACTTCGGCAGTTTCACGCCGGCGCCCAGCTGCGATTTCACGAACGCTTCCGCGAACGTCTGGCCCACGCCCATCACTTCGCCGGTCGACTTCATTTCCGGGCCGAGGATCGTGTCCACGCCCGGGAACTTCACGAACGGGAACACGGCTTCCTTCACGCTGTAGTATGGCGGCACGACTTCGGTCGTGATGCCCTGCGACGACAGCGTCTGGCCCACCATGCAGCGCGCGGCGATCTTCGCCAGCTGCAGGCCGGTGGCCTTCGACACGAACGGCACCGTGCGCGAGGCGCGCGGATTCACTTCGAGGACGAATACGACATCCTTCTGCTCTCCGTCGATCTCCTGCTTCTGGATCGCGAACTGCACGTTCATCAGGCCGACCACGTTCAGGCCCTTGGCCATCAGCGCGGTCTGGCGCTTCAGTTCATCGATGGTTTCCTGCGACAGCGAATACGGCGGCAGCGAGCACGCGGAGTCGCCCGAGTGCACGCCGGCCTGCTCGATGTGTTCCATCACGCCGCCGATGAACGTGGTCTCGCCATCGGAGATGCAATCCACGTCGCATTCGATCGCATCGTTCAGGAAGCGGTCCAGCAGCACGGGCGAATCGTTCGATACCTTGACCGCTTCGCGCATGTAGCGCTCCAGGTCGCGCTGCTCGTGTACGATTTCCATCGCGCGGCCGCCCAGCACATAGGAAGGACGCACCACCAGCGGGTAGCCGATTTCCTGGGCCAGGGCCAGGGCTTCGGTTTCCGTGCGCGCGGTACGGTTCGGCGGCTGGCGCAGGTCCAGGTCCTGCAGCAGCTTCTGGAAACGCTCGCGGTCTTCGGCCGCGTCGATCATGTCGGGCGACGTGCCCACGATCGGCACGCCGTTCTTTTCCAGGTCCAGCGCCAGCTTCAGCGGCGTCTGGCCGCCGTACTGCACGATCACGCCGACCGGCTTTTCCAGCTCGACGATTTCCAGCACGTCTTCCAGCGTCAGCGATTCGAAGTACAGGCGGTCCGACGTGTCGTAGTCGGTCGACACGGTTTCCGGATTGCAGTTGACCATGATGGTCTCGTAGCCGTCTTCACGCATCGCCAGCGCGGCATGCACGCAGCAGTAGTCGAATTCGATGCCCTGGCCGATCCGGTTCGGGCCGCCGCCCAGCACCATGATCTTCTTCTTGTCGGTCGGGTTCGATTCGCATTCCTCGTCGTACGTGGAATACATGTACGCGGTGTTGGTGGCGAATTCGGCGGCGCAGGTGTCCACGCGCTTGTACACCGGGCGAATGCCCAGCGCGCGGCGCTGCTCGCGCACGGCCGTGTCGGTCGTCTGCAGCAGGTAGGCCAGGCGGCGGTCCGAGAAGCCCTTCTGCTTCAGGCGGTACAGCGTGTTCTTGTCCAGGTTTTCCAGCTTCTGCGTATCCAGCCACAGCTCCAGGTCGACGATCTCCTTGATCTGCACGAGGAACCACGGGTCGATCTTGGTCAGGTTGTGCACTTCTTCCATCGTGAAGCCCTGGGCAAACGCGTCGCCCACGTACCAGATGCGCTCCGGACCCGGCTCGCCCAGTTCCTCTTCGATCTTCTCGCGGTCGACCGTCATCTGGTTCATGCCGTCGACGCCCACTTCCAGGCCGCGCAGCGCCTTCTGGAACGATTCCTGGAACGTGCGGCCCATCGCCATCACTTCGCCCACCGATTTCATCTGCGTGGTGAGGTGGTCGTCGGCGGTCGGGAATTTCTCGAATGCGAAACGGGGGATCTTCGTGACGACGTAGTCGATCGACGGTTCGAACGATGCCGGCGTGGCGCCGCCCGTGATCTCGTTGCGCAGTTCGTCGAGCGTGAAGCCCACGGCCAGCTTGGCCGCCACTTTGGCGATCGGGAAGCCAGTGGCCTTCGATGCCAGCGCCGAGGAACGGGATACGCGCGGATTCATCTCGATGACGATCATGCGGCCGTCTTTCGGGTTGATCGAGAACTGCACGTTCGAGCCGCCCGTGTCCACGCCGATCTCGCGCAGCACCGCCAGGGAGGCATTGCGCATGATCTGGTATTCCTTGTCCGTCAGCGTCTGTGCCGGCGCCACGGTGATCGAGTCGCCGGTGTGCACGCCCATCGGGTCCAGGTTCTCGATCGAGCAGATGATGATGCAGTTGTCCGCCTTGTCGCGCACCACTTCCATCTCGTACTCTTTCCAGCCCAGCAGCGATTCCTCGATCAGCAGTTCGTTGGTCGGCGAAGCCTCCAGGCCGCGCTTGCAGATCTGCTCGAATTCTTCCTCGTTGTAGGCGATGCCGCCGCCGCTGCCGCCCATCGTGAACGACGGCCGGATGATGGTGGGGAAGCCGACTTCGCGCTGCACCGCCCAGGCCTCTTCCATCGAGTGCGCCACGCCCGAGCGTGCCGAACCGAGGCCGATCTTGGTCATCGCGTCCTTGAACTTGGAACGGTCCTCGGCCTTGTCGATGGCTTCCGGCGTGGCGCCGATCAGCTCCACGTTGTACTTGGCCAGCACGCCGTTGTTGTGCAGGTCCAGCGCGCAGTTCAGCGCCGTCTGGCCGCCCATCGTCGGCAGGATCGCGTCCGGGCGCTCTTTCGCCAGGATGCGTTCCACCACTTGCCAGGTGATCGGCTCGATGTACGTGACGTCCGCCATTTCGGGGTCGGTCATGATCGTGGCCGGGTTGCTGTTTACCAGGATGACTTTATAGCCCTCTTCGCGCAGCGCCTTGCAGGCCTGTGCGCCGGAGTAGTCGAATTCGCAGGCCTGGCCGATCACGATCGGGCCGGAGCCGATAATCAGGATGCTTTTGATGTCAGAACGTTTTGGCATTTATTTCTTCTCCGCGGCTTCCATCATCGAGATGAAGCGGTCAAACAGGTACGATACGTCGGTGGGGCCAGGCGATGCTTCGGGGTGGCCCTGGAAGCAGAACGCGGGGGTGTCGGTGCGGGCAAAGCCCTGCAGCGAACCGTCGAACAGCGACACGTGGGTCACGCGGCAGTTGTCGGGCAACGTCGCGGCGTCCACGGCGAAGCCATGGTTCTGCGACGTGATCAGCACCTGCTTCGAATCCAGGTCCTGCACCGGGTGGTTGGCGCCGTGGTGGCCGAACTTCATCTTCAGGGTCTTCGCGCCGGAGGCGAGCGCCATGATCTGGTGGCCCAGGCAGATACCGAACGTGGGGATCTTCTTTTCCATCAGTTCGCGCGTGGCGCGGATGGCGTAGTCGCATGGCTCCGGATCGCCCGGGCCGTTGGCCAGGAAGATGCCGTCCGGGTTCAGGGCCAGCGCGTCGGCCGCCGTCGATTGCGCCGGCAGCACGGTGACCTTGCAGCCGCGCTGGGCCAGCATGCGCAGGATATTGCGCTTCACGCCATAGTCGAACGCCACCACGTGGAACCGCGGGTTCTCGACCTTGCCGTAGCCTTCGCCCAGCTTCCATTCCGTCTCGGTGAATTCATAGGCCGCCTGCGTGGTGACCACCTTGGCCAGGTCCATGCCCGCCAGGCCCGGGAACGAACGGGCCAGTTCGACAGCCTGCGCCACGGATGGCTCGTTGCCCAGCGTGCCCGTCAGGATCGCACCGGCCTGTGCGCCTTTTTCGCGCAGCAGGCGCGTCAGCTTGCGGGTGTCGATGCCGGCAATGGCGACAACGTTCTCGGCTTTCAGGTAGTCGGCCAGCGACTGCGTGGAGCGGAAATTCGAGGCCAGCAGCGGCAGGTCACGGATGATCAGGCCGGCGGCGTGGACTTTCGTGGCTTCGACGTCTTCGGCATTGATGCCGTAGTTACCGATGTGCGGATACGTCAGCGTGACGATCTGGCGCGAGTAGCTGGGGTCGGTCAGGATTTCCTGATAGCCGGTGATGGACGTGTTGAAGACAACTTCGCCCGTCGTGTGACCGGCGGCGCCGATCGAATAACCTTTGAAGACGGTACCGTCGGCAAGAGCCAGGATGGCTGGAACGGAAGGGCCAGAAAAAAATGGCGGCAAGGGCAACTCCTGTAAAGTTACCGTAGCAGCGCCACGTCAGCAGCCCGCATAAAAAATTAGCCGGGCTGGGCCTGGCTGCGGGTGGATGAGAATGGAATGATGAGGTAGGCGCTACGACGGATATGTATTGGCTAAACCTTTGGATTATAGCGCAAAGGCTGTCGCCCGGCAATGCCGGGCGGGCAATCCATTCACGGATTCTAGACCGTAACGCCTGCGGGTGGCGCCCCCATGGAGGCGCCACCGCCCTGCTCAATGTGCCGCGACGCGGATCTGCTGCCGTTCCAGGTCTTCCGCCACCAGCCGCGCCAGCTCGGCCGCTCCGGCACGGTTGGGGTGCAGCGAATCGCCCGGCATGTACAGCTCCAGCGTTGCCTCGCGGCCGATCTGCGTGAAGTAAGCCGATGACAGCACGTTCAAGTCCACCAAGGCCACGTTTTCCTCCTGGGCCAGGGCCAGCGTGGCACGGCGGTACCAGCGCCCGGTCGCGCTGTGCACACCCTCGGCATTGAAGTCGGTGGCGCGCCCCTGCGGCGTGACCAGCACGGGCCGGGCGCCGGTGGCGGCCACCTGGCGCACCATGTCGCGCATGATTTCCTTGAATTGCGCTTCCGTGGTCTCGTTTTTCGGATTCGTGTCGTTGATGCCCATCTCGAGCAGGAAGAGATCGCCCGGCTTGGCATACTTGACGATCGTCTCGAGCTGGCCGCCGTCGCGGAAGCCGCGGGCGATCTGCCCGCCGGTGGCGATATTGCGGACCTGGTGCGCGCGCAGGTCCACATGGTCCGCCAGCAGCTGCCCCCAGCCGCCCTGGGCGCTGGTCGCCAGCGGATAGTAACTGGCGACCGTGGAATCGCCGCCCACCCAGATGGTGGGGCTGGTTTCGGGCTTGGGAGAAACACGCTTGATCTCCAGGGCGCTCAGCGTAAACGCCGTGCCTGCCTTCCCCTCGGTGACGAGCAGGTTGAGCTGCCCGTCCGTGATGGGGATCTCGAATGCGTCCGTCGCGTTATTGCCCGTCAGGTTGAGCACCTGGTAGACGCCTTCCGCGGCCACCGTCGCCCGCGACGTATTGCCGAGCGTGACCGAAATCCTGTACAGGCCCAGCTTCAGGTCCACGTTGAAGGTGTTGGTGCTCTTGGTGCCGAACTGCAGGAAGCGCACGGCGTCGCTGTCGGTGCCGGTGCCGCTGGCCGGCACGTTGCTCATGTGTTCCGGCGTGTTGAAACCATAGCCCTTTTCCGGCGTGTAGGCATCCTCGGCGCGCACACCGATATAGCTCGGCGCGACCGGGCCATCGCCGAAGTCGAACCGGTATGGCGGCTGGCCGTTGGCGTCGCTTCCCGCGCTCGCCCCCATGGCGGTTGCAAGCAGCATGGCGGTCATGGATGCGCGGGCAAGCTGTGATCGGATCATCGGTCTGGTCTCCTTTGTCATTGATGGGCAGGGAATCGCTGCTGGCGTGTGGACGTGGCGATGCCTGCGGCCAGGGGCAGGAAAAGCCCGCCGCGCACCGCGCAGAGCGTTGTCACTCACGCAACGATTTAATCCTGGCCGGCAGGCCAGGTCAATGAGGCAGGACCGGTTGGCGAACGATAATCGTGAAGTTGAGCGGACAGGCGGCGGGGGCGCCCCACAGCCATCCGCCCTCAGGTGCGGCGCCGGCGGGCAGCCGCGGCCAGCAGGCCCAGGCCGCCCAGCATCATGCCGTACGTGGCGGGCTCCGGCACGGCCGCCACCTCGACATTGAGCAGCGCATTGCCGATCGACGCCAGCGCATGCGATGCGGAAGAACTGTCCGGCCCCACGGAACCCCAGGCCTGCGCGAAGACCGTGGCGCCGAGCTCGACCTGGAACGTGCCGTCCAGCGACAGCGGCCCGGCACCCAGCGCCACGGGCTGGAAACCATTGAAGTCCGTCGCCGCCCAGGACCGCGGCAGCAGCGTGCCTGGCGCCGTCAGCAGGAAGCCCAGGCTGGCGAAATTGCTGGCACTGCCCGGTTCGGCGTCGGGCGCCTGCCCTGCGCCCAGCTCGCCATAGCCCAGCGCATGGAGCCCGATCCCCGTGACGCGGTAGCCGGGATTGACATCGATCCGCAGGGTACTCTGGTGACCGCCACCGTTCGTTGCGCCAACACCGGTCAGGTCGTCGGCCGGGAAGTGCTGCACGTCCTGGTTCAGCGTATCGAGGGAGATGCTGGTCGTCAGCGGCGTGAGCGCCGCCACACTGATGCTCCAGTTTTCCGGGGCGGGCCCATCGATGTACGTGATCGTGAATCCCTGGAACGCCAGCGCGGTGGCAGCCTGCACGGCGGGAACGGCGGACAGCATGGCACCGAGCACCAGCCCGGTCAGCGCGTTTTTCATCTGAACCTCCGTCAGCATGGGTGGCGGCGCGGGCCGCCGGAACGATGCGAAGACAAGCCGCTATCGGTCTAATCCGGGCCGGGCGCCGCAAGCGGCGGAGCCGGTGCGCGACGGCGCCGCGCGAAAAGGCCGAGCACACCGAGGCCGGCCGCCAGCATCAGGCCCGCGTGCGGTTCGGGCACCGGCGCCACTTCCACATGCAGCACGAGGTCGCGCAGGGATGACGACGCCATCGACTCGGCAAACGCGCCGCCGCCTTCCACGCCCCACGCCTGCGCCGCCAGCATGCCCGAGATACTGACATTGGCGGTACCGGAAAGATCCAGCGGCCCGGTCGGTACGTCGACGGTGTTTTCGGCCTGGAAACCGGCATAGGAAGCACCCCACGTGTCGGAAGTTCCGACGGTGAGGTACAGGTTTGCTTCGTTATTGGCGGTGCCCGGCGGGAAGTTGGGCAACTGGCCAGGGGCCAGCTCGCCAAAAGCGATGCCGGTCACGGACAGCCGCGTCACGCGGTAGCCGGCACCGATGTCGAGTCGCAGCGCGCTCCATGAAACGGTCGCGGCGAAGCCGCCGGCGCCGGTGAGATCGTGCGCCTCCACGGCCAGGGACTGGTTCAGGGTGTCGAGGGAAAAACTGGCCACCCCGGGAAACAGGTCGACCTGCGTGATGCTCCAGTCTTCCGGCGTGGGGCCGCCGACGTAGGTGATGGTGAAGGCCGCCGTGTCGATGGTGGTGGCGGCGGGAACGGGCGAGGACAACAGCAAGCCGAGCGCGAACCCGGCCATCGCATTTCTCATGTGAGCCTCCGTTGGGTCGGCACCGCACTTTGCAGCCCATGCGGCAAACGCGGCGCCGCAGCCATGCTGGCTTACAGCATAGCAGCCGCTGCCGGAAATGCCAGCCGGAGGCTTCGGATCAGCCGCGCCGTTGGCGCGCCGCCACACCGGACAGGGTGGGGAGAAAATCAGCCCAGCGCGGCGATACCGGCCTTGGCGATCTGCGCGTCCTGGTCGGACTTCACGCCGGAAACACCCACGGCGCCGATCGAATGACCGTCGACGACGATGTTCACGCCGCCTTCCAGCAAGCCTTCCACTTCCGGCGCCGTCAGGAACGCGTAGCGGCCGTTGTTGATCACGTCTTCATAGATTTTCGTTTCACGGCGGCCCAGCGCCGACGTCTTGGCTTTCGCCGGCGCGATGTGCGCGGTCAGCGGCGCGGCGCCATCCAGGCGCTGCTGCCACAGCAGGTGACCGCCGTCGTCGACGAT is part of the Pseudoduganella lutea genome and encodes:
- a CDS encoding DUF4149 domain-containing protein, whose product is MLAKLRLLVAVLWAGSLWTVGYLVAPTLFTTLSDRVLAGTLAGAMFHAEAMLSLGCALALLVLLKFATPDWTPARRRTMLALVAAMALCTVVSHFGLQPMMAELRAAAGPGGVMESAAKSRFGMLHGVSSVIYLVQSFLAGWLILKQ
- the greA gene encoding transcription elongation factor GreA, producing the protein MNSVPLTKYGAELLKEELHQLKTKERRIVIDAIAEARSHGDLSENAEYDAAKERQAFVEGRIAELEGKLSSAQIIDPATLDAEGRVVFGATVDLEDLESGQKVSYQIVGTDEADIKVNKVSVTSPIARALIGKSAGDVVEVQAPSGPREYEILEVHYV
- the carB gene encoding carbamoyl-phosphate synthase large subunit, with protein sequence MPKRSDIKSILIIGSGPIVIGQACEFDYSGAQACKALREEGYKVILVNSNPATIMTDPEMADVTYIEPITWQVVERILAKERPDAILPTMGGQTALNCALDLHNNGVLAKYNVELIGATPEAIDKAEDRSKFKDAMTKIGLGSARSGVAHSMEEAWAVQREVGFPTIIRPSFTMGGSGGGIAYNEEEFEQICKRGLEASPTNELLIEESLLGWKEYEMEVVRDKADNCIIICSIENLDPMGVHTGDSITVAPAQTLTDKEYQIMRNASLAVLREIGVDTGGSNVQFSINPKDGRMIVIEMNPRVSRSSALASKATGFPIAKVAAKLAVGFTLDELRNEITGGATPASFEPSIDYVVTKIPRFAFEKFPTADDHLTTQMKSVGEVMAMGRTFQESFQKALRGLEVGVDGMNQMTVDREKIEEELGEPGPERIWYVGDAFAQGFTMEEVHNLTKIDPWFLVQIKEIVDLELWLDTQKLENLDKNTLYRLKQKGFSDRRLAYLLQTTDTAVREQRRALGIRPVYKRVDTCAAEFATNTAYMYSTYDEECESNPTDKKKIMVLGGGPNRIGQGIEFDYCCVHAALAMREDGYETIMVNCNPETVSTDYDTSDRLYFESLTLEDVLEIVELEKPVGVIVQYGGQTPLKLALDLEKNGVPIVGTSPDMIDAAEDRERFQKLLQDLDLRQPPNRTARTETEALALAQEIGYPLVVRPSYVLGGRAMEIVHEQRDLERYMREAVKVSNDSPVLLDRFLNDAIECDVDCISDGETTFIGGVMEHIEQAGVHSGDSACSLPPYSLSQETIDELKRQTALMAKGLNVVGLMNVQFAIQKQEIDGEQKDVVFVLEVNPRASRTVPFVSKATGLQLAKIAARCMVGQTLSSQGITTEVVPPYYSVKEAVFPFVKFPGVDTILGPEMKSTGEVMGVGQTFAEAFVKSQLGAGVKLPKSGKVFLSVKASDKPRAVKVARDLVEAGFSLVATKGTAAVISAAGIPVTPVNKVVEGRPHVVDMIKNHEIALVINTVEEKRSAIVDSRAIRTSALQSRVTTYTTIAGAEAAVAGIRHLDELQVYDLQGLHKTLN
- the carA gene encoding glutamine-hydrolyzing carbamoyl-phosphate synthase small subunit; amino-acid sequence: MPPFFSGPSVPAILALADGTVFKGYSIGAAGHTTGEVVFNTSITGYQEILTDPSYSRQIVTLTYPHIGNYGINAEDVEATKVHAAGLIIRDLPLLASNFRSTQSLADYLKAENVVAIAGIDTRKLTRLLREKGAQAGAILTGTLGNEPSVAQAVELARSFPGLAGMDLAKVVTTQAAYEFTETEWKLGEGYGKVENPRFHVVAFDYGVKRNILRMLAQRGCKVTVLPAQSTAADALALNPDGIFLANGPGDPEPCDYAIRATRELMEKKIPTFGICLGHQIMALASGAKTLKMKFGHHGANHPVQDLDSKQVLITSQNHGFAVDAATLPDNCRVTHVSLFDGSLQGFARTDTPAFCFQGHPEASPGPTDVSYLFDRFISMMEAAEKK
- a CDS encoding rhamnogalacturonan acetylesterase; this translates as MIRSQLARASMTAMLLATAMGASAGSDANGQPPYRFDFGDGPVAPSYIGVRAEDAYTPEKGYGFNTPEHMSNVPASGTGTDSDAVRFLQFGTKSTNTFNVDLKLGLYRISVTLGNTSRATVAAEGVYQVLNLTGNNATDAFEIPITDGQLNLLVTEGKAGTAFTLSALEIKRVSPKPETSPTIWVGGDSTVASYYPLATSAQGGWGQLLADHVDLRAHQVRNIATGGQIARGFRDGGQLETIVKYAKPGDLFLLEMGINDTNPKNETTEAQFKEIMRDMVRQVAATGARPVLVTPQGRATDFNAEGVHSATGRWYRRATLALAQEENVALVDLNVLSSAYFTQIGREATLELYMPGDSLHPNRAGAAELARLVAEDLERQQIRVAAH
- a CDS encoding PEP-CTERM sorting domain-containing protein; its protein translation is MKNALTGLVLGAMLSAVPAVQAATALAFQGFTITYIDGPAPENWSISVAALTPLTTSISLDTLNQDVQHFPADDLTGVGATNGGGHQSTLRIDVNPGYRVTGIGLHALGYGELGAGQAPDAEPGSASNFASLGFLLTAPGTLLPRSWAATDFNGFQPVALGAGPLSLDGTFQVELGATVFAQAWGSVGPDSSSASHALASIGNALLNVEVAAVPEPATYGMMLGGLGLLAAAARRRRT
- a CDS encoding PEP-CTERM sorting domain-containing protein, coding for MRNAMAGFALGLLLSSPVPAATTIDTAAFTITYVGGPTPEDWSITQVDLFPGVASFSLDTLNQSLAVEAHDLTGAGGFAATVSWSALRLDIGAGYRVTRLSVTGIAFGELAPGQLPNFPPGTANNEANLYLTVGTSDTWGASYAGFQAENTVDVPTGPLDLSGTANVSISGMLAAQAWGVEGGGAFAESMASSSLRDLVLHVEVAPVPEPHAGLMLAAGLGVLGLFARRRRAPAPPLAAPGPD
- a CDS encoding GlcG/HbpS family heme-binding protein, with the translated sequence MQSKPYLTLADVKKIAAAAEAEALANDWAVSIAIVDDGGHLLWQQRLDGAAPLTAHIAPAKAKTSALGRRETKIYEDVINNGRYAFLTAPEVEGLLEGGVNIVVDGHSIGAVGVSGVKSDQDAQIAKAGIAALG